A single window of Mustela erminea isolate mMusErm1 chromosome 4, mMusErm1.Pri, whole genome shotgun sequence DNA harbors:
- the MTRES1 gene encoding mitochondrial transcription rescue factor 1: MAMTGVRFPASVLRKPDAWIGLWGALQGTPSSKLCASWNRYFYFSSTQLNTSNCKTFLRNIFSLRLPGLVVSPEYIFPLSIRLKSNVSSKKSTKKTLQKAEDDEDSEEESDHEMSEQEEGLEEDPSVVKDYKDLEKVVQSFRYDVILKTGLDVGRNKVEDAFYKGELRLNGEKLWKKSRTVKVGDTLDLLIGEDKEAETETVMRVLLKKVLEEKTESEKYRVVLRRWKKLKLPKKSMSK; the protein is encoded by the exons ATGGCTATGACGGGTGTCAGATTCCCTGCCAGCGTTCTCAGAAAGCCAGATGCCTGGATTGGACTGTGGGGCGCGCTGCAAGGGACGCCTTCATCGAaactctgtgcttcctggaatcGATACTTCTATTTTTCTAGTACCCAGTTAAACACATCAAATTGTAAAACGTTCCTCCGTAACATTTTCTCGCTTAGACTCCCAGGCCTTGTAGTATCTCCAGAatatattttccccctttccataAGACTTAAGAGTAATGTAAGCTCTAAGAAGTCCACCAAGAAGACTCTGCAGAAAGCCGAGGATGACGAGGACTCTGAGGAAGAGAGTGACCATGAGATGAGTGAGCAAGAAGAGGGGCTCGAGGAAGACCCCAGTGTGGTCAAAGACTACAAAGACCTGGAGAAAGTGGTTCAGTCTTTTCGGTACGATGTCATCCTCAAGACAGGCCTAGATGTTGGGAGAAA caaagTGGAAGATGCATTCTACAAAGGTGAGCTCAGGCTGAATGGGGAGAAATTGTGGAAGAAAAGCAGAACG gtGAAAGTGGGAGATACATTGGATCTTCTGATTGGAGAGGataaagaagcagaaacagagacAGTAATGAGGGTTCTCCTGAAAAAAGTGttggaggagaaaacagaaagtgaAAAGTACAGAGTGGTGTTACGCCGGTGGAAAAAGTTAAAGTTGCCTAAAAAGAGTATGTCTAAATAA